From the genome of Ptychodera flava strain L36383 chromosome 20, AS_Pfla_20210202, whole genome shotgun sequence, one region includes:
- the LOC139120117 gene encoding E3 ubiquitin-protein ligase TRIM56-like isoform X1 gives MAEGGEPISGATEKLMNEIDDKILLCPICMNRFTSPKILPCFHTFCQKCLTDWVQNNQGRLVCPNCKQQWPLPSAGASKIDDNRFLNDLIEVINNFSEDSMKPSCEICQKEAKVWCKDCGQYFCADECLKAHKVVRSLKDHQLMTIEEYNKEVNSPHFRVLQPRFCDKHTSTQLDYYCDSCQALTCLKCLVVEHPAPEHKVISIEEALKKYTPQLEGYLTTVEEKIDQLKQSTDKTNEVLNKLEENRKNCEREITAATEKIRNEVKREGQRLLNVLQGMYEPKRKQIDERMGVLDFKMGSAESVHSYLSNIMKYGGPVDVMSAKKDIDRHIEEQAKEKETTVKLSSGITFEENVDHIPIHLGCVKSDKALEKTPGRNGSGKGKQRRGSLEEQQQAAASPTTQSIYSQVVATIVPTALKIPGNEPKTAIEGVVKDAGVEYYYYKSDGETILLHGSLEQLTQVNTKICRLRRGVIKENLQTESIQLTGLPIPTTSPRSQSPKLGKKSDTLYRLRPKGSIVARPGSSKSSSSSRSNSLSELSDSGRRCRICLSDVKNLRELPCKHSFCKKCLDKYEKSSGLRCPTCNEMRETRTGNMPPCTMTHVVKRISLPGYTSCDTIVISYTFQGGKQGKQHPHPGKPYQGTTRTAYLPDNAEGREVLRLLKIAFDRKLTFTIDTSRTTGADDSIVWNDIRHKTKLQGGAEGYGYPDPEYLTRVKDELAALGVK, from the exons ATGGCGGAAGGTGGGGAACCAATCTCAGGTGCTACGGAGAAGTTAATGAACGAGATCGACGACAAGATCCTTCTTTGTCCGATATGCATGAATCGTTTCACATCTCCTAAAATTTTGCCGTGTTTTCACACCTTCTGTCAGAAATGTCTGACTGATTGGGTTCAAAATAACCAAGGGCGTCTAGTCTGCCCAAACTGCAAACAACAATGGCCTTTGCCCTCTGCAGGTGCGTCCAAAATTGACGACAACCGTTTTTTGAACGACTTGATAGAAGTAATTAACAACTTTAGCGAAGATTCAATGAAGCCAAGCTGTGAAATTTGCCAGAAAGAAGCAAAAGTGTGGTGTAAAGATTGTGGCCAATATTTCTGCGCAGACGAGTGTCTCAAAGCACACAAAGTGGTGAGGTCATTAAAAGATCACCAACTCATGACTATAGAGGAGTACAATAAGGAAGTAAATTCGCCACACTTCAGAGTCCTGCAGCCTAGATTCTGCGATAAACATACCAGTACTCAGTTAGATTACTATTGCGATTCCTGCCAGGCTTTAACATGTCTAAAGTGCCTGGTAGTTGAGCATCCAGCACCAGAGCACAAAGTTATCTCGATCGAGGAAGCTTTGAAAAAGTATACACCGCAACTGGAAGGTTACCTCACCACCGTCGAAGAAAAGATTGATCAATTGAAACAGTCGACAGATAAGACGAATGAAGTATTGAATAAATTAGAAGAGAACAGAAAAAACTGTGAGCGCGAAATAACCGCAGCTACCGAGAAAATACGAAATGAAGTTAAGAGAGAAGGTCAAAGGCTATTGAATGTTTTGCAGGGCATGTACGAACCAAAACGAAAACAAATTGATGAGCGTATGGGGGTGTTAGATTTTAAAATGGGTAGTGCAGAAAGTGTGCACTCTTATCTCAGTAACATCATGAAGTATGGGGGACCGGTTGATGTCATGTCGGCAAAGAAGGACATCGACCGCCATATTGAGGAGCAGGCGAAAGAAAAGGAGACAACAGTGAAGCTGTCGAGTGGAAtcacttttgaagaaaatgtcGATCACATACCGATACATCTGGGATGCGTCAAGTCAGACAAGGCTTTGGAAAAG ACACCTGGTCGAAATGGTTCCGGTAAGGGTAAACAAAGACGTGGATCCCTCGAAGAACAACAACAAGCTGCTGCTTCTCCAACAACCCAG agtaTTTACAGCCAAGTGGTCGCAACCATTGTCCCTACTGCGTTGAAAATACCTGGCAACGAACCGAAAACGGCCATAGAGGGCGTAGTAAAAGATGCCGGGGTAGAGTACTACTACTACAAGAGTGATGGCGAAACCATACTATTGCATGGGAGTTTAGAGCAACTTACACAGGTCAACACAAAAATATGTCGTCTGCGAAGAGGCGTGATTAAAGAAAATCTACAGA CCGAAAGCATACAGCTCACCGGTCTGCCAATACCTACAACATCACCAAGGTCTCAGTCACCGAAGTTAGGAAAGAAAAGTGACACACTTTACCGTCTGCGTCCAAAGGGAAGCATCGTAGCACGGCCTGGATCATCAAAGTCTTCATCGTCTTCGCGGTCGAATTCCCTGAGCGAGCTCAGTGACAGTGGTAGAAGATGCCGTATATGTTTGAGCGACGTCAAAAACCTGAGAGAACTGCCGTGTAAACACTCTTTCTGCAAGAAATGCTTGGATAAATACGAAAAGAGCTCTGGGCTGCGCTGTCCGACATGTAATGAAATGCGCGAAACTCGGACAGGCAACATGCCACCATGTACTATGACGCATGTGGTGAAGAGGATCAGCTTACCAGGTTATACCTCGTGTGATACGATCGTGATAAGCTACACCTTTCAAGGAGGGAAGCAAGGG AAACAACATCCCCACCCAGGGAAGCCATACCAGGGCACAACTCGCACAGCGTATCTTCCCGACAACGCTGAGGGACGAGAGGTGTTGAGGTTACTGAAAATCGCCTTTGATCGTAAACTCACCTTCACCATCGACACTTCAAGGACAACCGGAGCAGATGATTCTATTGTCTGGAACGATATTCGTCATAAAACAAAACTACAGGGCGGGGCAGAGGG ttatgGGTATCCAGATCCTGAATATCTGACAAGGGTGAAAGATGAACTGGCCGCGCTCGGAGTCAAATAG